In one window of Cryptococcus depauperatus CBS 7841 chromosome 3, complete sequence DNA:
- a CDS encoding 26S protease regulatory subunit 10B → MSEPSSSQRQIKIVPPEGMPQEKYQAIQAYRQKIKDHEKMADNLKTIRMNIKTLSTDFEKTEDDIKALQSVGQVIGEVLKQLDDERFIVKASSGPRYVVSYRPTLPVSKLKPQTRVSLDMTTLTIMRILPREVDPMVYNMSLEDPGSASFAGIGGLGEQVRELREVIELPLMNPELFERVGIKPPKGVLLYGPPGTGKTLLARAVAATLNTNFLKVVSSAIVDKYIGESARLIREMFAYAREHEPCVIFMDEIDAIGGRRFSQGTSADREIQRTLMELLNQMDGFDSLGRTKIIMATNRPDTLDPALLRPGRLDRKIEIPLPNEQGRLEILKIHAKKVNKSGDIDYEAIVKLSDGFNGADLRNVCTEAGMFAIRDDRDAVVQEDFMKAVRKLNDAKKHETTMDYNAV, encoded by the exons ATGTCGGAaccatcttcctcccaGCGGCAGATCAAAATAGTGCCACCTGAAGGCATGCCTCAGGAAAAATATCAGGCAATTCAAGCATATCGTCAA aaaatcaaagacCATGAAAAGATGGCAGACAACTTGAAAACAA TTCGAATGAACATCAAAACACTATCCACAGATTTTGAGAAAACGGAAGATGACATCAAAGCACTTCAGTCTGTTGGACAGGTCATTGGAGAGGTGTTGAAGCAGCTGGATGATGAAAGAT TCATCGTCAAAGCTTCCAGTGGACCAAGATATGTCGTATCTTACCGACCTACACTTCCGGTCTCTAAG TTGAAACCACAAACCCGAGTCTCGCTTGACATGACCACGCTTACAATAATGCGAATCCTTCCTCGAGAAGTTGACCCAATGGTGTATAACATGTCGCTCGAAGATCCTGGATCGGCTAGTTTTGCAGGTATAGGTGGATTGGGTGAACAGGTCAGGGAATTGAGAGAGGTTATTGAGTTGCCTCTGATGAATCCGGAATTATTTGAG CGAGTTGGTATCAAACCGCCCAAAGGTGTCCTTCTGTACGGTCCCCCGGGTACAGGTAAAACTCTGTTAGCTCGTGCTGTGGCTGCCACATTGAATACGAACTTCCTCAAAGTCGTTTCTTCAGCC ATTGTCGACAAATATATTGGCGAATCTGCGCGTTTGATTCGAGAAATGTTTGCGTACGCAAGAGAACACGAACCTTGTGTGATCTTTATGGACGAGATCGATGCaattggtggaagaagattcAGTCAAGGAACATCTGCTGATCGAGAAATCCAGCGTACACTTATGGAG ctcttgaaTCAGATGGATGGTTTTGATTCTCTTGGTCGCACCAAGATCATTATGGCTACCAATCGACCCGATACTCTCGACcctgctcttcttcgtcctgGCCGGCTTGACAGAAAAATTGAAATTCCTTTACCAAATGAGCAAGGCAGACTAGAAATCTTGAAAATTCATGCTAAGAAAGTCAATAAAAGCGGTGATATCGATTACGAGGCGATTGTCAAACTAAGTGATGGCTTTAATGGGGCAGACTTGAGAAATGTTTGTACAGAG GCTGGTATGTTTGCGATTCGCGATGATAGAGACGCAGTCGTTCAAGAAGACTTTATGAAAGCTGTTAGAAAATTGAATGACGCAAAGAAGCATGAGACCACTAT GGATTACAATGCTGTGTAA